Within Saccharomyces paradoxus chromosome X, complete sequence, the genomic segment aaatatatacaaaCATTTGCCGTGCGCTTAGAAAATAAGGTCAAGAAATGGTTGCTAGTTGTAAGGACCAGAAGAAGGCAGTTGCCATATGTTTGCAGAGGTCGCCCTGTGTGATGATAGAGAGACACAACCCTCAGGAGTGTCTTGACAATCCGGAGCTGAACAAGGACCTTCCCGAACTTTGTATTGCTCAGATGAAGGCCTTTTTGGATTGTAAGCGAGGAATAGT encodes:
- the PET191 gene encoding Pet191p (Protein required for assembly of cytochrome c oxidase~similar to YJR034W), whose protein sequence is MVASCKDQKKAVAICLQRSPCVMIERHNPQECLDNPELNKDLPELCIAQMKAFLDCKRGIVDMTKRFTGNAPLSTGKYDQQYENLCKGKFDPREEMEKLKLLNSQQKD